From the genome of Tenericutes bacterium MZ-XQ:
TAAGTTTTGGCATGAAACATGGGTTCCAGGTATATTTGAAATGGCAGTTAACAACTTAGAAAATGTTCGAAAATACCCACAAATTGCTAAAGCATTTGATGATTATGGACTACTTAGAAATCCGATTGGATTTGGTAAAATCCCAATGGGTAATGGACTCATGAGAGTCATTCCGATTGCTTCTTCTATTGATGGTACATCACAAGTGGTTACCGCTGAAAAAGTAGATTTATACTTAGAAAAAGCAAGATTGATCTCCGTATCTGATTGTTCATGCCGTACGTCTCGTGAAGAGATGGGTCAAGGCTGTGGACATTTAAAAGAAGATATGTGTATTCAATTGGATGATGCAGCTGAACTTTATATTAGAACAGGTAAAGCTAGACAAATTACTGTTGAAGAAGCGAAAGAGATCATGAGACGTGCTGAAGAAAACGGACTGATGCATCAAATTCCAAATACAGAAGGTGAAGGACATACACATGCGATTTGTAACTGCTGTGGATGTTCATGTTACGCACTACGTGCAGCAACCATGTATTCTAACCCTGACATGGTTAGATCAAACTTCACTGCTGAAGTTGATCCTGACAAGTGTGTAGGTTGTGGTGAATGTACAATTTACTGTCCAACCAATGCAATTAAACTTGGACAACGTTTAATCGGATCGATTGAAGAACAAAAACCTGTTCATAACCATAAAGCATGTAACACTGAATGGAATGAAGAACTTCACTTCCATCCAGATTATAGAACCAATAGAAAAGAATCCCTTGATACAGGTACTGCACCATGTAAGAGCGAATGTCCTGCACATATTTCTATTCCAGGATACATTCAACTTGCAGCTCAAGGTAAATATAAAGAAGCATTAGCTTTAATTAAGAAAAACAATCCTTTCCCTGCTGTATGTGGTAGAGTTTGTCCAGCATTGTGTGAATCAGCTTGTACGAGATGTGCGATCGATGAAGCAGTTGCAATCGATGATATTAAAAAATTCATTGCTGAACAAGATTTAAATGAAGAAACAAGATATGTTCCAGAAATCAAGCACAACTATCAAGATAAACATATCGCAGTCATCGGTGGTGGTCCTTCTGGATTGTCATGTGCTTACTATTTAGCTGTTGAAGGATATAAAGTCACTGTTTTTGAAAAAGAAAAGACTTTAGGTGGTATGCTTCAATTTGGTATTCCAGCATTTAGATTACAAAAAGATGTCATTAACGCTGAAATTGATATCTTAAGAGCTTTAGGTGTTACTTTTGAAATGGGTGTTCACGTTGGTGAAGATATCACCATACCTGAAATGAAAAAAGCAGGTTATAACGGATTCTTTATCGCGATCGGTGCTCAAAGTGGACGTCGTCTAGGTTTAGATAATGAAAATGCTAGAGGTATTGATACAGGTATTGATTTCTTAAGAGATGTTGCTTTAGGAAAACATAAGAAACTTACTGGTAAGACAGTTGTTATTGGTGGGGGTAACGTTGCAATCGATGTTGCAAGAACAGCTCAAAGAGTGGGTTCTAAAGATACACAAATGTTTTGTTTAGAAACTAGAGAAACCATGCCAGCCTTAAAAGATGAAATTCATGAGGCTTTAGAAGAAAATATTACAATCAATAACTCTTATGGTCCTAAATCTTTTATCGTTGAAGAAGGTAAGGTTAAGGGTGTTGTGTTTAAAAAATGTTTATCAGTCTTCAATGAACAAGGACGATTTGCACCAGTATTTGATGAAGAAGACACGATTAGTGTTGAAGCAGACCATGTATTAATTTCGGTAGGTCAATCGTTTGATTGGGGCAAATTACTTGCTGGAACAAGTGTTAGATTGAATCCAAATGGTACAGTGATGGTTGATAGTTTCACATTGCAATCAACTGATCCAGACATCTTCTTCGGTGGCGATGTAGTGACTGGTCCAAGATTTGCAATTGATGCAATCGCACTTGGTAAAGAAGGTGCTATTTCACTGCATAGACATGTACAACGTGGTCAAAGCTTAGTTTATGGTCGTCAAAGACATCATTATGTATCTTTAGATCGTGATCAAATTGATTTAAGTAGTTATGATCAAGCAGGACGTCAAAGAGCAACTGCGAAGCATCTTAAAAAACTT
Proteins encoded in this window:
- a CDS encoding pyridine nucleotide-disulfide oxidoreductase, which produces MANQEKLLRFCNKVSNTKMGSKNGVTYDDPRFKLLEKVVTEEMAEVALKLEFRGPQTAKQIADKLGWTEDRTLELLWQLSYAGAAVVNKKDGEFKFWHETWVPGIFEMAVNNLENVRKYPQIAKAFDDYGLLRNPIGFGKIPMGNGLMRVIPIASSIDGTSQVVTAEKVDLYLEKARLISVSDCSCRTSREEMGQGCGHLKEDMCIQLDDAAELYIRTGKARQITVEEAKEIMRRAEENGLMHQIPNTEGEGHTHAICNCCGCSCYALRAATMYSNPDMVRSNFTAEVDPDKCVGCGECTIYCPTNAIKLGQRLIGSIEEQKPVHNHKACNTEWNEELHFHPDYRTNRKESLDTGTAPCKSECPAHISIPGYIQLAAQGKYKEALALIKKNNPFPAVCGRVCPALCESACTRCAIDEAVAIDDIKKFIAEQDLNEETRYVPEIKHNYQDKHIAVIGGGPSGLSCAYYLAVEGYKVTVFEKEKTLGGMLQFGIPAFRLQKDVINAEIDILRALGVTFEMGVHVGEDITIPEMKKAGYNGFFIAIGAQSGRRLGLDNENARGIDTGIDFLRDVALGKHKKLTGKTVVIGGGNVAIDVARTAQRVGSKDTQMFCLETRETMPALKDEIHEALEENITINNSYGPKSFIVEEGKVKGVVFKKCLSVFNEQGRFAPVFDEEDTISVEADHVLISVGQSFDWGKLLAGTSVRLNPNGTVMVDSFTLQSTDPDIFFGGDVVTGPRFAIDAIALGKEGAISLHRHVQRGQSLVYGRQRHHYVSLDRDQIDLSSYDQAGRQRATAKHLKKLEGNFTDPRGILTEAQIAAETNRCLKCGIAIVDEYMCVGCGQCTTKCNFDAIHLVKTSNVHGVDFPDLKKVVIKNVLKRKVKITAKNISNVFKRKD